The nucleotide window CAGGCGCAGCCGCCGAGGGCGCGATGACTTTTGTCGGATGGGGTGCCGCTGTTGATACGCCACAAAATCAAGCGTTTGTGGAAAATTATACCGCCCAATTCGGCATGGCACCCAGCAACTTCGCTGCGCGCGCGTATGCCGCATTTCATATTCTCGCGGAGGCGATCGAGAGGGCACACTCAACCGATTCTGCAGCGATTCGAGACGCGCTCGCAAGTATCAGAGATTTTGACACAATTTTAGGGAAATTCTCTTTTGATGCTAACGGGGACGCAGTCTACGATCCCAAGGTTCTGGTTGTCAAAGACAGCGAATTGCTCCTCTTTCAGTAGCCATGATAATAGGTTGACTGTCTGGTTCATATAAAGTATAATCATCCAACGTGAGTTCAACTTAAACGCGTAGGTTCGGTGGTGTACCTAAGGACGCAAGACAGAAGTTTGCGCTACAAAACCCCGTGGGCATCAACGCCTTTGTGTGGAAAACAAGGGCTGCATACCTAAAATCTGATAGGAACTTTATTATGAATACTAAAAAATTCACACTTTTCGCATTTCTATTTGTAATTACTGGACTAATTGCCGGATTCTCCGCGTGTGAGCGAGTTTCCCAGGTTGTTCAACCCACCACATCCCAGATGACGAAGACCAGTGAAGAAATTTCCGTCGGTGTCGTTTTACCTCTGACAGGACGGCTCGCTGACTCGTTCGGCATCCCAATTTCACAAGGCTTTGAATTGGCACTCAGCGAGATTAACCTTGTGCATCCCAATGGAACAAAACTCAATTTTATTATTGAAGATGGTCAGAGCACTATAGATGGCGCAGTTGAAGCCTTCAATAAACTGATTCACCAGGACGGGGTATCTGTTATCCTCGGACCTGCTACCTCAAGTCAAACTGAGATGGCTTTTCCAATAGCACAAGAAAATCAGATTGTGGCGATTAGTCCGACATCCTCTGCCCGCGGTCTCAGCGCACTGAGTGATTTTGTTTTTCGCGTCGCGCTGACTACAGATATACTTATCCCCAGCGGCATTGAGGTAACACACACAAAACTCGGTTATCAACGCGCCGCTACAATGTACGATGAAACCGATCTTTTCTCCACCGATGGGGACGCGTCCGTGCAGGAAGTCCTTGCTGCGAAAGGGGTTGAGGTGATAACTACTGAAACCTTCCAAGGTGGAGATACCGACTTTTCTGAACAATTAACCCGAATACAGACCCTGAATCCCGATGTTATTTTTGTCTCTTGCTTATCGCCGGAAAAGCCTGGGATCCTCATGCAAGGGCATGAACTCGGTATATCCGCGCCTTTTATCGTGCGCACATTGACTGCAACAGAGGTGCAGACCGCTGGTGCAGCTGCCGAAGGGGCGATGACTTTTGTGGGGTGGGGTGCCGCTGTTGATACACCGGAAAATAAAGCATTTGTGGAAAATTATAGTGCCAAATTCGGTATGAAACCGAACAACTACGCCGCGCGTTCGTATGCAACCCTCCATATCCTTGCGGAGGCGATCGCGAATGCACACTCAACCGATTCTGCAGCGATTCAAGACGCGCTCGCAAATATCAGGGATTTTGACACAATTTTAGGGAAATTCTCTTTTGATGCTCACGGGGACGCGGTCTACGACCCGAAGGTTCTGGTTGTCAAAGATGGTAAATTGGTACGCTTTGAGTAATCCGCGGCTGCATGTATTGAAACGGGCTGCCTTGAAAGATGCCGAAATGCTAAAGGGTGGAAGGTTTGGAGAATGTATTAGGTCAGTTTTACACTAAATCAGCGGTCGCTGGAGTCTGTTGGGAGCATTTCACGAACACACTTTCAACCCTAAATCTGAATCTCAGCGATCTCTTTTTCGTGGAACCTGCTGCTGGCACGGGTGCGTTTTACAAACTCTTACCCTCAAAGAAACGATTCGGCATCGATCTCGTCCCTAAATGTAAGGATGTGAAATCCCAAGACTTTTTTAGCGTCACCGATTTTCCGTCCGCACCCAAAGATACTGCGATCATTGGTAATCCGCCATTCGGCAAACGCGGAAAATTAGCGATAGCCTTCTTCAATCATGCAGCCCATTTGGCGGACATCGTCGCGTTTATTGTGCCTGTTAATTTCCGCAAGTTTACAACTCACAAACAGCTTGATCCGAGCATGCGTTTTATCAGCAAATTGCCACTTCCAAGGGATGCTTTCCACCTTGATACAGGCAAGTCGTATTCGGTAAATACAGAATTTCAAGTATGGACCCGTTTAGAAAGTACGCATCATGACATGCGTCAATATAAACGTCTGCCGATCTGTCACCGAGATTTTCAGATATGGCAGTACAACAACACACCTGATGCTTTGAAAGTCTTTCGGAACCTCTTTGATTTTGCCGTGCCGTGTCAAGGGTGGCAGGATTATTCCCGTAGGGAAACGGAGGAAAGGCAGTGTGAACGGAATAAACAGTGGATGCTTCTGAAAGCGAAAAATCCGACTGTCTTAGTACGGCTGATGGAGATTGATTATGAACGGTTAGCACAAGAATGCGCTACGGCTGTCCCGGGCTTTCGGAAGGGGGATTTGGTGAAGGTATATACGGAAAATTATGAGAATCTATGAAAGACTTATGAGATTAACAGATAGTCCTTGATTAGATGTTCTGATAATTATAGCAAATCTTAAAATCATTAGAACTTTGGTTCAGATACGCTACCGGAATCGTTCAGGTCGATAAGGCGCAAACCAATCCACCCGAATATCATCCGCAATTTCCAACGTCGCCATTTCACCCACCAAAGGTGCCAGCGTCACACCACTGTGCATTAAGGCAATATACAAATTTTCCACTGCTTCGGTGAACCCAAGTACTGGAAATCCATCAAGCGGCATCGGACGGTAGCCAACCGGTGTTGGGATCGCCTCGGCATCTGCTATTGCTGGCAGATAGGTCTTGGCACGAGCAAGAAGTGCATCGGCGTGCTGTTGTGAATCATCTCGGTTTATTCCTTCTTGGGTGCCTTGCCCGATTCTGAGACTCCCATCGGTTAATTGTCGTAGATGCAGGTGCTGATGGTTTTCATCTATCGATGGTGCATGAACAATTGATACGTTATGTAAAACTTCGGCGCACGGCGTTGTTTTAATTACAATCCCTGGGCTTCGTTGTTGCGGGATGTGTATCTGTGCTAAGGATGCGAGTTCGGTTGTCTGCACACCGCTCGCTAAGACTGCGACATCACACGGAAATTCGGCATCGGTGGTTTTGACAGCAGTGATACTGCCGTCGCGAATGACGAACCCTGTGACGTTGGTTTTGGGATGCACGGCCGCACCCGCCTCGCATGCACGCTGAAGGCAGACATCGATGAACTTATCGGTTTCAATATGAATGTCTGCTTCGGAGAAGGATGCGGCTTCCACGGTACCGGGGTATAGATCGGGTTCAAGTGCCAACATCTCGTCAGGGGTAATGAGCCGACACGGATATCCCCATGTCTGAATTTGTCGGGTACGGTCACGCAGCTGTAGGGCGCGTTGCGGATTGTTTTCCCACCGTATTTCACCCCCATAATGAATACCAATATCAGCATCAAGTTGATGTGCCAGCCGGTACCACATATCTAACGAACGCCGATTGAGGGTGTGATATTCACGCGGATCTTTCCCAAAAGCGTTCGCCCACGCAAATGAGTGTCCAGATGCGCCCGCGCCGGGGATATCGCGTTCCAGAAACGTTACGGCGATACTGTCTCGTCGGGATAGATGATAACCGAGTGCGGCACCGATGATACCCGCTCCTACTATCACAACTTTTTTCTGCTGGAGACTTGAAAAAAGACCTGAATTTTTGTTTGGCAATTTTTTAACGACACTAAAAAGAGTTAATAACTGAAAAATTTTAGCGGTGTGCTGCGACAATAAACCCTGTTAAGCCTGCAAGCAACAGTTGAAAACCAGTTTGATAAAACAGCATTAGAAACGGTTGGCAAAGCGCAATCAGACCCAGCGCGATTAGACCGACCGAAATTTGTTCGCACAAGGTTTTCTGTGAAAAAACAATTGAGAAAACGGTTACTCCGGGCAGCAGCAGGTGTAGAGCAGTACTATTAAGTAATGGAGAGAAAGGTTGGTAAAGGAAAACAATACCGATACAGGCAAAGAGTGCTGAGACAATACTCGCCGGACGCTTCGCAGTTGTTGTCATGCCGAACGCAATAGCACAGGCGAAAAGTATATGAAAAGTTGAGCCGCGCAGGATTGAGGGGACAGGTAGATAGAGAAACCCAAGACCGATCACTAAACCTATACCGGATATAACGGAGATTCGTTGTTTATTCTCAAAAGCAGTACCAGCGAGAATCGCAGCAATACTCAGCAGCACCAACGAGATGCCCTTCAGCAGAACAGCGTTTTGAGCAATAAGCAGTGGGAGCGGTGAGATGCCCTCTACATAAAGAAAGATGATACCAAGTACGAAGAATCCGATTGCAAGCAGCTGATTCCGTTTTTCTTTTGCCATAGCGATTTTTCGATACCTATGGAGGTGGCACTTTTAGCCTCGTTTGTCCGCGCCCATCAATCTTTCCGTTTTAGCAGGCGGTTTACCCAAGTTTTGGATTGTTCCTCTGTTAATTGACTTTTCAACTTGTCAACCTCCGCTGACAACTCCAGTTTTTCGGCTTGAAAGGATTCAATCGCTTCCTGGAGTTGCGTATTTTCGGCAATAAGTGCTTGATTCTCCCCTTCCAATTTGTCGCAGGTTTCCCGTAGATGTGTTATATGAAAAACCTGGCAGCTGAGGTTTTCGATGATGTCATCTGTTGGAATGTTATAGGTGAGTTTTTTTATTAGCAATGCGAGACCGTCAATGCGTAACTCAATTTGTGGTTTTGGACTATCTCTTGGGTTTTCGGATCGAGCAGAGACAACGCGTAGATACGGTTCAATATCAATGTCTCTCCGTTCTAACGTTCGGTTGATGATTTCTTCTTCCACACCTATTATTTCCGTGATTTTGGAAGGGTTTATGTAAAGGTCCACTCTCAAATTTCCCTAAGTATATTTTTATGTATGAAGATGAATACTGTTGTTTGCTCTGAAAATAGAGACAAGAAAATCATAACATGTGCCAAAATATTTGGCAAGGTAAAGTGTGGGTGTGTCTGTAGATGCGGTTTTGGCGCGCTTGCAAAGCGCGCCGACAAAACAGATTCGAGATGCGACGGAAAAGACAAAATTCTATGAAATTCCATCCCAATATTTCCACATATCGTCAGGGGTTTCAAACTTAATCTGGTCCAAATCTTTTCGGCGGTACCGAGAGATGAGCGCGATTCGGACGTTGCGACCACAGTTGGAACCAGCCGTGTGGCTCATTTGATGATGCCAGAAACAGACATCACCTGCCTCGCCTATGAATTCGTAACTCGGGCCCAAATCAAACGGAGCGATACCACCCGGAAGGCTATCCAAGTCGTGATGTCTAAAGTATTCTGCCCAAATCCGATGGCTTCCGGGCCAGACCGTAAATCCGCCACCCTGTTTTTCAACTGTGTCAAGATAGACGGTAGCACCGAGCGTGAAGGAACCGACAACACCTTTAGGCACACCGTTCGTCGGAGTATGATAACCGTCAAGGTGTCCCATAGGTTCACTCCATTTTCTATTTGGGTCTGGAAAATTGATGTGCGGTCCTGCTCCGCCACCGGTGTTCAATTTGCCCTCGCCAACGAGCTCCTCTGCCATAGCAAAGACCCGGTTGTCATATGTTGTCCCGCTGATAACATCTTCGCTGCCAATGGGCACTGTACGATAACCCTTACGAATCCAGGACTCTGGGTCGTCTCTATTTTCTTCCAGCTCTTCCCAAAGTCTGTCAAGTGCGGCATCAATCGCTTCCTGTTCCAGCGCGCCGCGGACGACCAGATAGCCGTTTTCTTTAAAGAACGTTTTGTCCGCTTCCGTTAAATATGCCATGGTTCCGTTCCTCCCAAAATTTTTGATAATTTCCCCGCCTGCCGCCAATCAAACATCGTTGGAAAAAAGCCTTCCAACGCATCAATCTTACCTCCTACGAAATTCACAACGATTCGGCATTGTAAATTACCAAGGCGGTATTCGAAGTACTACTATGCACGGACCTCAAATCCATTCTCTTCACGCGCTTTCTGGTAAGGTCCTTCCTCTATATTCAACCCAAAACCAGGACTTTGTGGCACATTTACATAACCGTTGGATATCGAATAATCGGAATCGTCTATACCCGGAGTCGTCGCATGATCCCATTCTGTGAACTCAAACCGCTCTACCTTCGCTGCAAGGTGACAGGTGACGAAATTGCCGTAGTAGCCGCCATAGTGATGTGGTGCTGTGCCAACGTCCGCCGCGTCTAACTCCGGACCGAGTTCGAGCCAGCGTGAGAAACCGGGGTAAAAAATATCGTATTGCACGATGTCAATGAGTCCATCTTTTGCCCAGTCTACCAAATTCGGTGAGGCACCGCCTTCGCCATCTGCGATACGCGTTCCTAAACCTTCGGCGTTCAACCATTCCTTTAGCAAACTATAAACGCGGGCATCTTCATGGAACGCTTCTTCCATCCAATAAACGTTTGCATCAGCAGCTCCACCTAATACCTGCTTAGTAAGGTTGAGGTTATAGCCGTTGTTTGCGTCTATTAAAATCGAAGCATCGGGTCCGACAACCTCGCGAACAGCACGAATAACATCGATATCCCGTTGTGTTCCTTTGTCGAGTGGCATGTGCATCGCGCCGCGCCCTACCTTGATTTTGTAAGCGTTATGTCCGCGTGCCTTTCCCTCTAATGCCTCAGACGCAATAAGTGCCGCCGCTTCAGCATTGTCTTCAAGGTGCAAATCATCAATATAGAGCGAGGTATCGTAACACGGGGCGCGAAATTCTCCATTCTCTCCAGAAAGCATCGCATAGACCGGTTTTTGCGCCAAATTCCCCACCAGATCCCAGAGTGGATACTCCAACATTCTGAATTCTTCGGTGACACCACTTTCTGCATTGAAAGCATCGCTGAGTTGAAACCCAACGATTGCTTCCGCTTTTTCGCGCGAAATCGGCGAAAATCCAAAACCACTGGCACCATCCGTCGTCGTTAGGCGTGCGATAGCGGGACGGACATACAACCCATGTTCACCGAGTCGCGAGTTGCAGCCAGCTTTGCGAGGGCGTTCACCTGTCAAGCGTGCCCATTCAATTCGTTCGATTCTTACATTTTCCACTCTTACCGACCTCCGTGGGTATCGTTTTAGCAGTGCCGTTTTAGTTAAAAGGAGAGGCGCGATCCTATGTTTATATAGGAAGTTGCGCCTTAAAAAAATAATTAAATCTTGTAGAATAAGCCGCTATAATTGTGTTTCCAGGAGTGCCAGACTTGCGGGGTCCAACCTATGGTAGTTCTCAATTTCATAGCGATTGCCATCGGCATCTTTAATAAGCACCCGTCCGTTTTCAAGGCTAACGACATCGTATCGGGTGCGCATGCCAAAGGTTACTGGACCACGGTTGGTCTCCACCACCCACCGCGTAACACCAAATTCGCCCTCAAGTTCATGGATTTTGGTGATTTTCGGCATAAAATACCGCTTCTGCAACTCTGACACGAGGATTTCCGCCGACTCTCGCGGTAACTGTCTGATGTCCTGAATAATACCGATTTCTTCGCCTTCGCTATCCAACAGTGTGATATATTTGTTAGAATCAGTGAGTGGGAAGGATCGGATTGCTTCAACATTTGTGTGGCTTGTGCCATCCGGCAGTTCAACCGTGAGTTCTTCAAACGAATCTCGCGCAATTTTGACCTTGGGGGCATCAAGGAACTGCACCTCATCGGTTATCGGCGTAGCTTCCTGCATAACGTGGTTTCTCCTTCTTCTATAGCAGCGAGGGGCAGTGTGCGCTTAGAAAGCGCACTCTACAAAAATATGTTGTTACCTACAAGGCACGAATTTTTGACAATTCCGTCTGCTTCTCACACAAAACTGCGTAAGTACCTTCCTTGGCAAGAAGTTCTTCATGCGTGCCAATTTCATCGACTTGCCCATCTTTCAACACGACTAACCGGTCAGCATACTTGAGCGTAGAGAGTCGGTGCGCGATGGCAAATACGGTGCGACCGCGGACGAGCCGTTCCAACGCTTCCTGAATATTCGACTCGGTTTCTGTGTCTACGGACGATGTCGCTTCGTCTAAGATAAGGATTCTTGGGTCTTTCAGAATCGCGCGGGCGATAGAAATCCGCTGCCGTTCGCCGCCAGACACGCGAGCCCCACGTTCACCGACCATTGTATCGTAACCATCGGGGAATTTGATGATAAATTCATGGGCATTCGCAGCTTTCGCTGCGGCGATAATCTCATGTCGAGAAGCACCCGGTTTCGAGTAGCCAATATTTTCAGCTATCGTCCCTTGGAACAGAAATGGGTCTTGAAGCACCACACCTACCTGTTGCCGCAGTGCTTTCAGTTTAATGTCTTGGGTATCATGCCCATCAATCTCTATTGAACCTTCACTTGGATCATAGAAGCGGGTAATCAGGTTAATCACGGTGCTCTTTCCAGCACCGCTGTGTCCGACGAGTCCAATCATCTCGCCTGCTTCTGCCCGGAAACTGATACCGTTGATAGCGTTCTTTTCTGTGTCGTAAGAGAAATAGACATCCTTGAATTCGACATCCCCTTTGATCTTTTCAAGGGTGACCGCGCCTTCTCTGTCCGCAACACTTGGCGGAGTGTCTATGATTTCAAATACTCGTTCAGCAGAAGTTGCGGCTCGGATGAAGCGTTCGTTCATCTGGCAGAGCGTGTAGACGGGTCTGAAGAACCGTCCCATTAATGCCTGGAACATAAAAAGTTCGCCGAGCGTTAACAGTCCATTGAAGATTTGTGAACCACCAATCAACCATATCAGGATAGAACCGGAGAAGATAATAAACTCCATGATCGGACGATAGAGTGTCCACAACTTCGCTGCATTCATTTCGCCATCGAATACCTGATACGTCTTTTCGCTAAATCG belongs to Candidatus Poribacteria bacterium and includes:
- a CDS encoding ABC transporter substrate-binding protein is translated as MNTKKFTLFAFLFVITGLIAGFSACERVSQVVQPTTSQMTKTSEEISVGVVLPLTGRLADSFGIPISQGFELALSEINLVHPNGTKLNFIIEDGQSTIDGAVEAFNKLIHQDGVSVILGPATSSQTEMAFPIAQENQIVAISPTSSARGLSALSDFVFRVALTTDILIPSGIEVTHTKLGYQRAATMYDETDLFSTDGDASVQEVLAAKGVEVITTETFQGGDTDFSEQLTRIQTLNPDVIFVSCLSPEKPGILMQGHELGISAPFIVRTLTATEVQTAGAAAEGAMTFVGWGAAVDTPENKAFVENYSAKFGMKPNNYAARSYATLHILAEAIANAHSTDSAAIQDALANIRDFDTILGKFSFDAHGDAVYDPKVLVVKDGKLVRFE
- a CDS encoding FAD-binding oxidoreductase; the protein is MIVGAGIIGAALGYHLSRRDSIAVTFLERDIPGAGASGHSFAWANAFGKDPREYHTLNRRSLDMWYRLAHQLDADIGIHYGGEIRWENNPQRALQLRDRTRQIQTWGYPCRLITPDEMLALEPDLYPGTVEAASFSEADIHIETDKFIDVCLQRACEAGAAVHPKTNVTGFVIRDGSITAVKTTDAEFPCDVAVLASGVQTTELASLAQIHIPQQRSPGIVIKTTPCAEVLHNVSIVHAPSIDENHQHLHLRQLTDGSLRIGQGTQEGINRDDSQQHADALLARAKTYLPAIADAEAIPTPVGYRPMPLDGFPVLGFTEAVENLYIALMHSGVTLAPLVGEMATLEIADDIRVDWFAPYRPERFR
- a CDS encoding ABC transporter substrate-binding protein yields the protein GAAAEGAMTFVGWGAAVDTPQNQAFVENYTAQFGMAPSNFAARAYAAFHILAEAIERAHSTDSAAIRDALASIRDFDTILGKFSFDANGDAVYDPKVLVVKDSELLLFQ
- a CDS encoding phytanoyl-CoA dioxygenase family protein, which produces MAYLTEADKTFFKENGYLVVRGALEQEAIDAALDRLWEELEENRDDPESWIRKGYRTVPIGSEDVISGTTYDNRVFAMAEELVGEGKLNTGGGAGPHINFPDPNRKWSEPMGHLDGYHTPTNGVPKGVVGSFTLGATVYLDTVEKQGGGFTVWPGSHRIWAEYFRHHDLDSLPGGIAPFDLGPSYEFIGEAGDVCFWHHQMSHTAGSNCGRNVRIALISRYRRKDLDQIKFETPDDMWKYWDGIS
- a CDS encoding mandelate racemase; this encodes MENVRIERIEWARLTGERPRKAGCNSRLGEHGLYVRPAIARLTTTDGASGFGFSPISREKAEAIVGFQLSDAFNAESGVTEEFRMLEYPLWDLVGNLAQKPVYAMLSGENGEFRAPCYDTSLYIDDLHLEDNAEAAALIASEALEGKARGHNAYKIKVGRGAMHMPLDKGTQRDIDVIRAVREVVGPDASILIDANNGYNLNLTKQVLGGAADANVYWMEEAFHEDARVYSLLKEWLNAEGLGTRIADGEGGASPNLVDWAKDGLIDIVQYDIFYPGFSRWLELGPELDAADVGTAPHHYGGYYGNFVTCHLAAKVERFEFTEWDHATTPGIDDSDYSISNGYVNVPQSPGFGLNIEEGPYQKAREENGFEVRA
- a CDS encoding DUF1854 domain-containing protein; this encodes MQEATPITDEVQFLDAPKVKIARDSFEELTVELPDGTSHTNVEAIRSFPLTDSNKYITLLDSEGEEIGIIQDIRQLPRESAEILVSELQKRYFMPKITKIHELEGEFGVTRWVVETNRGPVTFGMRTRYDVVSLENGRVLIKDADGNRYEIENYHRLDPASLALLETQL